The genomic DNA TCTAGACCGTTTCTTCGAATAATTTCATAGACTAAGCGAGGAGAAAGTTTTTCGTGTTCTTCAACTACCATTTTTTCGCGATAAGAAAAGCTTGATATATCGTTTTTAGTTGTCATAGGTTACCCTTGTTTGAAATTTAGGAAAAACTTTTTGATTATAGCCACAGGATATTTTAACAAATTTATGTATTTTTCACTGTTTATTATACAGTGGACCAACACCTTCAATTTCTTTTTGAGCAGACTGAACAGTTTTTTGAATTAGTTCTGTGAGTTCACGTGGATCTTCTTTTGCGTTCCATGCAATAGGTTTACCAATAATAAAAGTTGCCTTCCCTGGATATTTTTTAAGACCCTTAGAATAAAACTCTCCACAATTATGGGCAATAGGTAATAGGTCTAACTTTAAATCTTTGGCTAGATGAGCCGCACCACGTTTATAAGCAACATATTTTCCTGGTTGAATTCTGGTGCCCTCTGGGAAAATACTAATTCCTAATCCATCTTCCACTTTTTCTTTGGCTATCTTTAGCATATTTTTTCTTGAATTAGGATCACCTCTTTTGATAGGAATTTGATTAGTCAAATAAAGACCAAATCCCAAAAGAGGAATAGATAATAATTCTTGCTTTAAAATATACACAGAAATAGGAGAAAATGAATAAATAGCAGATGTTTCCATTCCTGATTGATGATTGGCAACAGTAATATATACTCGATCTTTAGGAATATTTTCCATTCCTTTTACCTCAAAAGAAAGACCTACTATCTTTTTTAGACCCCATAATGCTGTTCTTGACCAATAAACAGCTATTCTGTTTGGCGTTGTTTTATCCATAAAAGGTATAAATAGGATACAAGCCACAAGATAGACGAACATAGTCAGTGGAAGATAAACTAAAAATAATATGGAGCGTAATAAAATCATCTTAAAGTACCTTGAAATTTTAACAAATTTTAATAATACAGCTATCCTATCAAGCTAATGTACGAATAAACGTTAATGATTGTTCATTAGAAGTTTATTAAGTTTAGTCAAAAACAAATAGTCAAGAAATTTGAAACCAATATAGTTTGCATTATTTTTTTTAATTGATTATGTCTTGGTCGTTTTGTTTTTTAGGCCCCAAAGGACCCTCTCCGGTAATTTTTAATTGTTGAGATTCAATCCATTCCTCACATTGGTGCATCATTTCTTTAGCATCACCTATTTTATAAGAAATAGGTTTCCCAATAATAAATTTAGCCGTTCCCGGGTATTTAACTAACCCTTTGGACCAAAATTCACCACTATTGGTTGCAATAGGTAAAATATTCATTTTCAATGCTTGAGCCATATTGGCAGCACCGTAGCGATATTTACCCTTTCTCCCTGGTGGAACTCTTGTCCCTTCTGGAAATATGTTAATCCAAAAACCATCTTTTTT from Neisseriaceae bacterium includes the following:
- a CDS encoding 1-acyl-sn-glycerol-3-phosphate acyltransferase, giving the protein MILLRSILFLVYLPLTMFVYLVACILFIPFMDKTTPNRIAVYWSRTALWGLKKIVGLSFEVKGMENIPKDRVYITVANHQSGMETSAIYSFSPISVYILKQELLSIPLLGFGLYLTNQIPIKRGDPNSRKNMLKIAKEKVEDGLGISIFPEGTRIQPGKYVAYKRGAAHLAKDLKLDLLPIAHNCGEFYSKGLKKYPGKATFIIGKPIAWNAKEDPRELTELIQKTVQSAQKEIEGVGPLYNKQ